A single genomic interval of Lepisosteus oculatus isolate fLepOcu1 chromosome 12, fLepOcu1.hap2, whole genome shotgun sequence harbors:
- the cops8 gene encoding COP9 signalosome complex subunit 8 — protein MPVAVIMGENYNKLLEQCETQELEAPGGIATPQVYGQLLALYLLHNDMNNARYLWKRIPQAIKSANPELAAIWGVGQRIWQRDFPGIYTAIAAHQWSETIQPVMEALREATRRRALGLVAQAYTSITADDFAAFVGYTVEEAVKGVVSQGWQADPNTRMVMPQKPDPPPVSLVPNEQQLARLTDYVAFLEN, from the exons ATGCCAGTGGCGGTGATCATGGGAGAGAATTACAACAAACTTCTGGAGCAGTGTGAAACCCAGGAGTTGGAG gcaCCTGGTGGCATTGCGACTCCTCAAGTGTACGGGCAGCTGCTGGCCCTATATCTCCTGCACAATGACAT GAATAATGCCCGGTATCTTTGGAAGAGAATCCCACAAGCAATCAAATCT GCTAACCCTGAACTGGCTGCTATCTGGGGTGTGGGCCAGCGGATCTGGCAGAGGGACTTCCCAGGAATATACACAGCAATTGCTGCTCATCAGTGGTCTGAAACCATTCAGCCAGTCATGGAGGCTCTCAGAG AGGCAACACGGAGGAGGGCCCTTGGTCTGGTGGCTCAGGCTTACACCTCAATCACAGCTGACGATTTTGCTGCTTTTGTGGGGTATACAGTGGAAGAAGCTGTAAAGG GAGTTGTGAGTCAAGGATGGCAGGCGGACCCCAACACCAGGATGGTAATGCCACAGAAGCCAG ATCCTCCCCCAGTTTCCCTCGTTCCTAACGAGCAGCAGTTGGCTAGACTCACTGACTACGTGGCCTTCCTTGAGAACTGA
- the trim63b gene encoding E3 ubiquitin-protein ligase TRIM63: protein MDIKADHIITSSSPMESLEKQLSCPICLEMFTKPVVILPCQHNLCRGCANDLYDANNPYHYSGGIFRCPTCRFEVVLDRHGVYGLQRNLLVENIIDIYKQQLVSTPEAPLKTKKVAELMCQEHEDEKINIYCVTCQVPTCSMCKVFGAHKDCEVSPLQNIYQTQKSELSNSVDLLMAGNNCLQAVMNQLEDTCKAIEENGLRHKQTLVEKFDLLYAILEEKKGELLEKIGQEQEQKVNHLHSLAQQYTAQLETGSKLVETAIQTMDNSNVTEFLFAAKELITKTREAAKSCLAQKPEPGFEKMDNFTLVTDHAQAILKNMDFGTEESEEYEDAEEEEEEEEEEEE from the coding sequence ATGGATATCAAAGCCGACCATATCATCACATCTTCGAGTCCGATGGAGAGCTTGGAAAAGCAGCTGAGTTGCCCCATCTGTTTGGAAATGTTCACCAAGCCTGTGGTGATTCTGCCTTGCCAACATAACCTTTGCAGGGGCTGTGCCAACGACCTCTACGACGCAAACAACCCCTACCACTATTCCGGTGGGATATTCCGCTGTCCCACTTGCAGATTTGAGGTTGTCCTGGATCGTCATGGGGTCTACGGGCTTCAGAGAAACCTCCTGGTTGAAAACATCATTGACATTTACAAGCAGCAGCTAGTGAGCACTCCCGAGGCTCCACTCAAGACCAAGAAAGTTGCCGAGCTCATGTGCCAGGAGCATGAAGACGAGAAGATCAACATCTACTGTGTCACTTGCCAGGTACCTACCTGCTCCATGTGCAAAGTGTTTGGGGCACACAAGGACTGTGAGGTGTCGCCCCTGCAGAACATATACCAGACGCAGAAGAGTGAGCTGAGTAACTCTGTGGACCTGCTGATGGCTGGGAATAACTGTCTGCAAGCTGTCATGAACCAGTTGGAAGACACCTGCAAGGCCATTGAGGAGAATGGGCTGCGGCACAAGCAGACCCTGGTTGAGAAGTTTGATCTGCTGTATGCAATTTTGGAGGAGAAGAAAGgtgagctgctggagaagatagggcaggagcaggagcagaagGTGAATCACCTGCATTCTCTGGCCCAGCAGTACACAGCGCAGCTTGAAACAGGCAGCAAACTGGTGGAAACTGCAATCCAGACCATGGACAACAGCAATGTGACCGAATTTCTTTTTGCAGCCAAAGAGCTCATCACCAAGACCAGAGAAGCAGCTAAATCATGTCTAGCACAAAAGCCAGAACCAGGATTCGAGAAGATGGACAATTTTACGTTGGTCACAGATCATGCCCAGGCCATCCTTAAAAATATGGACTTTGGAACAGAGGAAAGTGAGGAGTATGAAGATgcagaagaagaggaggaggaggaggaagaagaggaggaataa